In [Leptolyngbya] sp. PCC 7376, a genomic segment contains:
- a CDS encoding alpha/beta fold hydrolase: protein MKQFIQAGDYQAAYTAVGNGKPLILLHGFFGNSSTLSQLAENLQSKFQCFSLELLGFGDSAKPKINYLIDDQVDFVKGFAEALNLNDFYLVGYSYGAWVASAYAIRYQSTLKSLGLIAPAGIRDDSFAGNYDHLKPLLWKTKLVDLTITLYKPFAYLRGDKSGYKKIAQARHALMTQPAAAAMLKSRLNPEDAVDTVEKDIYKIALKTIVIAAENDSTIPHWHSETYAGKIPHTEFQVIADADHDFVETHAKEISIFLHNFLMKSALEQTMTPHD from the coding sequence ATGAAGCAATTTATTCAGGCAGGAGATTATCAAGCTGCTTATACTGCGGTAGGAAATGGTAAGCCACTTATCTTATTACATGGTTTTTTTGGCAACTCATCGACATTAAGTCAGTTGGCAGAAAATCTTCAGTCAAAATTTCAATGTTTTAGCTTGGAGTTACTTGGTTTTGGTGATTCTGCTAAACCTAAAATCAACTATTTAATTGATGATCAGGTTGACTTTGTAAAAGGCTTTGCAGAAGCTCTCAATTTGAATGATTTTTATCTTGTTGGTTATTCTTATGGAGCCTGGGTTGCTTCAGCTTATGCTATTCGCTATCAATCAACGTTGAAATCTTTGGGTTTAATAGCCCCTGCGGGGATTCGTGATGATAGCTTTGCTGGGAATTATGATCATCTTAAGCCTCTGCTCTGGAAAACAAAATTAGTTGATCTGACGATCACCCTCTATAAACCATTTGCTTATCTGCGAGGTGATAAATCAGGCTATAAAAAAATTGCCCAAGCCCGCCACGCTCTAATGACTCAGCCAGCTGCCGCCGCGATGCTTAAAAGCCGCCTCAATCCTGAAGATGCAGTGGACACTGTTGAAAAAGACATTTACAAAATAGCCCTCAAAACAATTGTTATTGCGGCAGAAAATGACAGTACTATTCCCCATTGGCATAGCGAAACCTACGCTGGAAAAATTCCCCACACTGAATTTCAAGTTATTGCCGATGCAGACCACGACTTTGTTGAAACTCATGCAAAAGAAATTTCAATTTTTCTCCACAACTTTCTTATGAAATCTGCTCTAGAACAAACCATGACGCCGCATGATTAA
- a CDS encoding sulfotransferase: MTSTDLISRKFEQQIFKPVFIMGDHRSGTTLLYQTLVKTNLFAYINAYQIIRFTEIIDDFEQGTTDSEIEKLTQKFQQLGIGDRVFDKVEVTPTLPEEYGFILSNAGYERFINQENISFMEEICQKSQYIQLQANYLLLKNPWCNPHFLFIKQQFPDAKFIFIHRNPSHVINSKLKAIRQTLSVWSPYTALISKRYSEIFKNPLRRAFYRMMYSNFFDLGVKRALSQSIESSTAYLEDIGKLDKHDYFELTYEEFCSNPNQRVQDILDFLNLNIDQKIDFSKNISPRKVDLLPEVEKNLSVIQETFKKYLEEKSYKLG; the protein is encoded by the coding sequence ATGACTAGCACTGATCTCATTTCCAGAAAATTTGAACAACAAATATTTAAACCTGTATTCATCATGGGTGATCATCGTTCTGGAACAACTCTCTTATATCAAACCTTAGTCAAAACAAATTTATTTGCTTATATTAATGCTTATCAAATTATCAGATTCACTGAAATAATTGACGATTTTGAACAAGGTACCACAGATTCAGAAATCGAGAAGCTTACCCAAAAATTTCAGCAGCTTGGTATAGGCGATCGCGTTTTTGATAAAGTTGAGGTTACACCGACGTTACCAGAAGAGTATGGATTTATTTTGTCAAATGCTGGCTATGAAAGATTTATTAATCAAGAGAATATTTCTTTTATGGAAGAAATTTGTCAAAAATCTCAATATATTCAGCTTCAAGCAAATTATTTACTGTTGAAAAATCCTTGGTGCAATCCCCATTTTCTTTTTATTAAGCAGCAGTTTCCTGATGCAAAATTTATTTTCATTCACCGTAATCCTAGTCATGTTATCAACTCAAAGCTTAAGGCAATAAGACAAACCCTTTCAGTTTGGAGTCCTTATACTGCACTAATTTCAAAACGGTATTCTGAAATATTTAAAAATCCACTACGTCGTGCTTTCTATCGGATGATGTATTCTAACTTTTTTGATTTAGGAGTTAAGCGAGCCTTAAGTCAATCTATCGAATCTTCAACAGCTTATCTAGAAGATATTGGAAAGTTAGATAAGCATGACTATTTTGAACTAACTTATGAAGAATTTTGTTCTAATCCAAATCAGAGAGTTCAAGATATCTTGGATTTTTTGAACTTGAATATAGATCAGAAGATAGATTTTTCTAAAAATATTAGCCCAAGAAAAGTTGACCTTTTGCCAGAAGTAGAAAAAAATCTCTCGGTTATCCAAGAGACTTTTAAAAAATATTTAGAAGAAAAAAGTTACAAGCTAGGTTAG
- a CDS encoding glycosyltransferase, whose amino-acid sequence MHIGLYCPAETGHLNTMLPIGEALKQKGHQITFIGVEDAQDKVEAADLDFCAVGIDDFPKGSAEIMFAELGELEGILALLYTIDFFKKLTEIVLKDAVDVCKELKLDGLVVDQSTVEGSAIADYLDVPYVTVCSALPFNQEKGIPPVFSTWEYRDIWWAKLRNQSVHLLGSFIGKSVQKPARDFRKKYNLSNPKNFDSPLAILCQEPAGLEFPRQKLAEHFHFTGPYHTTSSRENIDFPWDKLTGQPLIYASMGTLQNRLDNVFQMIATACKDLDAQLVISLGGASNPEDIPPLKGNPLVVRYAPQIELLQKATLTITHAGMNTTLESLTYGVPLVAIPVTNDQPGIAARIAWSGVGQFIDVKKLSSQKLQTIIQQVLTTPSYRKNAQRLQTQIQSAGGVNKAAEIIEKALTTKQPVINY is encoded by the coding sequence ATGCATATTGGATTATATTGTCCTGCTGAGACTGGGCATTTAAATACAATGTTGCCGATTGGTGAGGCACTTAAACAAAAGGGACATCAAATTACATTTATCGGTGTCGAAGATGCCCAAGATAAAGTAGAGGCTGCTGACCTGGATTTTTGTGCTGTAGGTATCGACGACTTTCCTAAAGGTAGTGCCGAAATAATGTTTGCAGAGCTGGGTGAACTAGAAGGAATTTTGGCTCTTCTATACACCATTGATTTTTTTAAGAAGCTCACAGAAATTGTTCTAAAAGATGCTGTAGATGTTTGTAAGGAACTAAAGTTAGACGGTTTAGTTGTCGATCAGTCGACTGTTGAGGGGTCAGCGATCGCCGACTATTTAGATGTTCCCTATGTAACGGTTTGTAGCGCGTTACCTTTTAATCAAGAGAAAGGCATTCCGCCTGTTTTTAGCACGTGGGAATATCGCGATATATGGTGGGCAAAACTAAGAAATCAATCGGTTCATTTGTTAGGATCATTCATTGGTAAATCAGTACAAAAACCAGCTAGAGACTTCCGTAAAAAATACAATTTATCAAATCCCAAAAACTTTGATTCTCCCCTAGCAATTCTTTGTCAAGAGCCGGCAGGTTTGGAGTTCCCACGTCAAAAGCTAGCAGAGCACTTTCATTTCACTGGCCCTTACCATACGACTAGTAGCCGTGAAAATATTGACTTTCCTTGGGATAAATTAACAGGTCAACCTCTAATTTATGCCTCGATGGGAACGCTGCAAAATCGATTAGATAATGTCTTTCAAATGATTGCAACAGCCTGCAAAGATCTTGATGCTCAATTGGTGATTTCTCTGGGCGGCGCATCAAATCCAGAAGATATTCCACCACTCAAAGGTAATCCATTGGTTGTGCGTTATGCACCACAGATTGAACTTTTACAAAAAGCTACTTTGACGATTACCCACGCAGGTATGAATACAACTCTAGAGTCCTTGACCTATGGTGTTCCTTTAGTAGCGATTCCAGTTACAAATGACCAACCCGGAATTGCGGCACGAATTGCATGGTCTGGAGTTGGGCAATTCATCGATGTAAAAAAGCTATCATCACAAAAATTACAGACAATAATTCAACAAGTTTTAACCACACCCTCCTACCGTAAAAATGCCCAGCGATTACAAACTCAAATTCAATCTGCTGGTGGTGTTAATAAAGCAGCTGAGATTATTGAAAAAGCATTAACAACAAAACAACCAGTTATCAATTATTAA